Within Primulina tabacum isolate GXHZ01 chromosome 5, ASM2559414v2, whole genome shotgun sequence, the genomic segment CGCCGAAGAAATCGAACAGCTCGGAGTAGATCTCTTCAAGAAGTACTCAAAACTCCCGGTCTGGTGCATCGGGCCACTCCTTCCACCAGCAATGCTGACTCGAAAACCAACGCGTGTGATTGGACATCAAACCGGAAGAAAACCGGGACTTTCCCCGGAGAAATGCATGGAATGGCTGGACTCAAAGCCCAAAAGCTCTGTTCTGTACATATCTTTCGGCTCTCAAAACACCATCAGCACCACACAAATGATGGCATTAGCCACTGGTTTAGAGGAAAGTAGAACACAATTCATTTGGGTCATCAGGCCACCTATTGGATTCAGCTTAGAAAGCGAGTTCGACTCGAAATGGCTGCCCAACGGGTTCGAGGAACGAATAAAGAACAGCAACCAAGGACTAATGGTAGATGGATGGGCACCCCAGTTGGAAATTCTTTGCCACCGATCAACGGCGGCTTTTTTAAGCCATTGTGGATGGAATTCAACCATGGAGAGCTTAAGCCAAGGAGTACCGATCATCGGGTGGCCACTGGCGGCGGAACAGGCCTACAACGTGAAGATGTTGGTGGAGGAAATGGAAGTCTGTGTGGAGTTAACTAGAGGAACCAAGAGCAGTTTGAGCAAGGAGGATGTAATAAAAGCTATAGATACTGTAATGGGAGAAGGTATTAAAGCGGTGGATATGAATAAAAAGGCGGCGGAAATGGGAGAGTTGATTAGATCCGCCGTTAGGGAAGACGGAATCCACGAAGGCTCCTCTGTTAAAGCAATGGATGCTTTTGTTTCTGCTCTTATCTCCAAGAACCAAGGACTTTGAACTCCAAGATTGATCAGATtagttaaatttaaattatatttaagaaaattagaTTTTATTTTGCACTTTTTTTTGGTTCCATTGGTAAAATCTTATGGATCTAATTGCACTTTTACTTTGTTTTTTTTGGGTTCCATTGGTATAGTGTTTGAATCATTGGAACGAAGATTAATGACATGACAACGTTTAATATTGCGAATAGTAACTATTCAATATATTTTTGGATTAATTTGATTCTAAtcatatttttgttgtattattatgttatattatCGTCATTATTATTATCTATACATATATTTAGGAGTAAAAAAATTGGTAGGAAAATTGACAAAGAACTATGTTAATTGTTTAATTGATACATTATCCAATTAAAAGTTAATTTTATTCTTAGCTTAAATTGCTTTTAAGTCTACTTATTGTCATTAAATTTAATTAggtgcatatttttattttcaagatttgatatatttatttaaaaatcaaattttaataaataattgtcATACTCattgtattaaaaaaattaactaaTAAATCTAATCTaatactattataaatatatgagttatGAGTTTAAATTGTGAGtttattattttactattttatttgttttacaatttatcattttaatgaggTTCTTTAAGTCATTTTCTATGTTGATTTAATATAGTCATTAATAATGTACTAAACTCAAACaagataattattattttgagtttattattttatcattttatttgttttacaatttattatattCATGAGGTTGTTTAAGTCATTTTCTATGTTGGTTTAATATAgtcattaatagtgtacttaactcaaacaagataattattattttgattttattttcaaatttaatttaattaattattattttgattttactttcaaatttaatttaattacttaattttaTACATTTCCGTCAAACTCATTGAAAATCCTTACCATAATGttacacatttaaaaaaattgttaatattACTAACatatattattactattataaatatatgacttgattttactttcaaatttaatttaattaattttatacatTTCCGTCAAAAATCCTTATCATAATgttatacatttaaaaaatttgctAAAAGTACCAACAtatattactattataaataataaaaataaataatattataaatatatgattttatttttaacttactattttatcattttgtttgtttataatttttcatgttcatgaggttctttaaattatttctatgttagtttaatatgattattaataGAGTGCTTAACTCAATCAagctatttattattataattttaattttacttttaaatttaaaattaattactttaatatattttacatTGACATTAAATTCATagaaaatcactaaataaaaattaatattacaaACATTAAGGTAATAATGAGAAGACGAATGGAGATGAGTGtgattgaataaaataaattattaataaatattaaggtcatataaaacatttttttcccATTTAGAATATAGATATTTTTAGACTACTTATGTATCAGAAGAGATACGTGATTATGAGAAAATGTTGTATGTAAGTGATTTAAATGTAAACATTTAAGCTATTTAGTTAATTTTCGATATATgatgctaaataaatattataaaataatattttatctatTAATCTATCAAATATATGAATTACTtttgtgagcttactattttactattttttgttttacaatttgtcatgttaatgatgttatttaaatcttttttatgttagtttaataggatcattaatagtgtacttaactcaatcgaactaattattattttaatttacttttaaatttaattttagttaCTTAAATTTATACATTGCTGTCAAATTCATGGAAAATCTCGACCATATTAATGATTGGTAATAATGGGAAGACGAAAGAAGGTGAGTcagattgaataaaaataaattcttaataaatattaaggtcatataaaacttctttctcccatttagataaatatattttcagACTCTGTATGTGTCAATAGAGATACGTGATTGAGAGAAATTATTTAATGTAAGTGATTTCAAACACTGTTTTTAAGCTATTTAGtcgatttttttataaatgctgctaaataaatattattaaataatatgatccatttgatcattttgtgttcttgcaatgagaggagttttttaccctagcgttaacatattttattgttatatgtcatttgtattgatcatgttgtgtttggattgtttatgtgatttgtttgtttgccgaaaaaaatagaaaacaaaaCACATATCCCACgaaaatggttatttttcaattttttattgttgagatattttgttaatttttaaacacataatgcatgttttctgtTGCTTAGATTACTTAGTTTGAAGTgacttagaaaatattaaaaataccgaaatattttttttgtttttaccttatgtatcagaatatcaagagataatatttttttatttattgagaCAAATGTTTTTCCAGAATCctctataaatcaatatttaaaattttttacgaCATTATTGTATTCTCtattcaaaatttttgtatTTAGATTGATAGAAAGTATTTGAATTTGAGTTTATGTGCttgcttatattatttttgtagtaATATTTATTGTGAAAATAATAGGTGGACTAAAAAAATTCGGTACGTTTAGGAGTCCTCTTGTGGACGATAAACATGGATAAATTGTTAAAAGATATAATATCCAGTAAATTTTTTGCATGCAGTTTTTTGTTCTAATtcaatgattatgcatgattctaaattttaattatatcaccAGTTAACGCATGATTTGTTGTTGCTAGATATATTTTCTCAACggtctaatatttttctttggtttaagaaaaattgtgtgactttatattatattatatttttacgaCTATTTTTCTTAAtggttttattgaaggattttttcATGATGATTTCGAGGCACCATTTTTTtctttgtgtgtttttttttataagatgTGGAATATCTATGAAATAATGACGTTAATAAGGCGCCTtctctttatttgaaaaaaatattaaaaatttatacaAATTGTGAATAATATGAGttagtatttaatttgagaGTGATTTGTGCTTTTTGTTGCTCGTATATTCTTCCATTTATGTGTTAttgtactaaataaattattttaaactttgaGTAATCATTTTTCTCTTATCGAGTTTGTttgtgttatgatttttttattcattttggtTAATATTGTTGGCGGTAATTGCTTtttctgatattatatgatgTGCCTTgttttttatatgaaaataagTATGAGAGTACACCAATCAAGCCATGTATTTTGGGTCTTCTGTTCTACGAAGAGGATAATAGATGGCTTCTgtgaaatatataatttattggtTCTTCATACATATAGTCTACGAAATGCGTCAAATTTGAACAAAAAAGTTAAGACAAATATAGTGGATGAAAAAAGAcatgttaaataaaaaataatgttgcGTATTAATATGTCATAATTTCTGTATGATATAATTCAAGCACATTTTTTATAGATATTTGAAATTAGGTCTAACTAAGCAACatgaaacatatacatatatattaaatcGTATTTAAAGCAAAATGTTAAGATCAAGAATGATTCAGATTTAAATTTCAATGAAGCAcaatgaagaagaaattgaagaaTTGTATGTGTACGTTAAGTGTTATATAGTGATTATGGTTCTACTTCATGGTTTGCGACATATGGATTCTATATAAAATGCCAATatttctaaaaatataaaatagtttttcaaaaagaaaaaattcttcAGTCAGAaaaaatacatgaaaaacaaaatGTGCATAATTCTCATTCTATTTATAATGGTATGAGAATAATTCTAAAGCGTTGTGGATACAATAAATcaattttgtgcattttattgagACATTGAGCCATTT encodes:
- the LOC142547548 gene encoding UDP-glycosyltransferase 92A1-like; protein product: MKINQGTGEKQQQQQHIVMLPFMAQGHLIPFLALSNRIQQRFGFEITIATTQLNVQYLKSAIAKNSEVPQTRQSNIHLFELPFDSSQHGLPPNIENTESLPLNQIIDLCHASISLETPFRSLISDVSIKYGGPPLCIISDVFMGWATEVASSCGTVNVTFTTCGAYGTAAYVSLWENLPHRLTQSDEFNLPGFPDSCLFHLSQLHPFSRAADGTDSWSRFFQPQIRLSLNSFGWLCNSAEEIEQLGVDLFKKYSKLPVWCIGPLLPPAMLTRKPTRVIGHQTGRKPGLSPEKCMEWLDSKPKSSVLYISFGSQNTISTTQMMALATGLEESRTQFIWVIRPPIGFSLESEFDSKWLPNGFEERIKNSNQGLMVDGWAPQLEILCHRSTAAFLSHCGWNSTMESLSQGVPIIGWPLAAEQAYNVKMLVEEMEVCVELTRGTKSSLSKEDVIKAIDTVMGEGIKAVDMNKKAAEMGELIRSAVREDGIHEGSSVKAMDAFVSALISKNQGL